From a region of the Neobacillus niacini genome:
- the kduI gene encoding 5-dehydro-4-deoxy-D-glucuronate isomerase, producing METRYTHSPEDIRHYSTEQLRKEFLVESIFVPGEVRLTYTHNDRMIFGGVTPTDKPLTIELSTELGVTYFLERRELGVINIGGPGSIVIEGTEEPMKKQDGFYIGKETKDIQFKSEDPSNPAKFYTVSVPAHHKYPNVKISIDNIEPMVTGDSATLNHRSIYQYIHPNVCQSCQLQMGYTILTPGSAWNTMPCHTHERRMETYLYFDMKEDTRVFHFMGKPDETKHLVIANEQAAISPSWSIHTGVGSSDYTFIWAMCGENITYNDMDMVPMKELK from the coding sequence ATGGAAACTCGTTACACACATAGTCCAGAAGATATTCGTCATTATTCTACAGAACAATTGCGCAAGGAATTTTTAGTAGAAAGTATTTTTGTTCCAGGAGAAGTGAGATTAACGTATACACATAACGACAGGATGATTTTTGGCGGTGTTACACCAACAGATAAGCCGCTAACCATTGAACTTTCTACAGAATTAGGAGTTACATATTTCTTAGAGCGACGTGAACTTGGTGTTATTAATATTGGAGGACCAGGCTCAATCGTTATCGAGGGCACAGAAGAACCAATGAAAAAGCAGGATGGTTTTTACATTGGAAAAGAAACAAAGGATATCCAGTTTAAATCAGAAGATCCGTCTAATCCAGCAAAATTCTATACGGTATCTGTACCGGCCCACCATAAATACCCAAATGTAAAAATTAGTATTGATAATATTGAACCGATGGTAACAGGAGATTCAGCAACATTAAATCATCGTTCCATTTATCAATATATTCACCCAAATGTATGTCAAAGCTGCCAACTTCAAATGGGTTATACTATTCTAACTCCTGGAAGTGCATGGAATACAATGCCTTGTCATACACATGAACGCCGTATGGAAACATACCTTTATTTTGATATGAAAGAAGATACCCGCGTTTTCCATTTCATGGGTAAACCGGATGAAACGAAACACTTAGTTATTGCAAATGAGCAGGCTGCTATTTCTCCAAGCTGGTCAATCCATACTGGAGTAGGTTCAAGTGATTATACTTTCATTTGGGCAATGTGCGGAGAAAACATTACTTACAATGATATGGACATGGTTCCAATGAAGGAATTGAAATAA
- a CDS encoding 4Fe-4S binding protein, whose protein sequence is MKSKNLYKKQLKRKPVQITRYVVQAVFLLFLLYVGIRFYQFYMHFETLGETSFVERPAAVEGFLPISALMALKVWLATGDFDVIHPAGLVLLSFFVGGAIIFRRSFCSWICPVGTVSEWISRLGKKLFKRNFEVPTWLVWLLTPIKYLLLLFFLGMVIVMPTYGAIAFLNEPYNKISDIKMLTFFLGISGFGLGFLIVMVMLSSFFRNFWCRFLCPYGAFIGLGSIFRISKVRRNEETCTNCEMCTKVCPSRIKVHKVETVNNLNCTACMACVEACPVKDTLNMTVANKKVSKWFIPVSFFVAFFLIIGYAKLTGHWETIIRYEEWKILIPEANNIE, encoded by the coding sequence ATGAAGTCAAAGAACTTGTATAAGAAACAGCTGAAGAGAAAGCCGGTTCAAATAACAAGATACGTGGTTCAAGCAGTATTCCTGTTGTTTTTACTATATGTTGGTATTCGTTTTTATCAATTTTATATGCATTTTGAAACCCTTGGGGAAACATCTTTTGTTGAGAGACCAGCTGCGGTGGAAGGGTTCCTGCCGATTAGTGCCTTAATGGCCTTGAAGGTTTGGCTTGCCACTGGAGATTTTGATGTCATCCATCCTGCAGGACTTGTTTTGTTAAGTTTTTTTGTTGGTGGTGCTATCATTTTCAGAAGATCTTTTTGCAGCTGGATTTGCCCAGTTGGAACAGTCAGTGAATGGATTTCAAGATTGGGGAAAAAATTGTTTAAAAGAAATTTCGAAGTACCAACATGGCTTGTTTGGCTGCTAACCCCCATTAAATACTTATTGTTGCTGTTCTTTTTGGGGATGGTTATTGTAATGCCTACATATGGTGCGATCGCCTTTTTAAATGAACCATATAACAAAATCTCGGATATAAAAATGCTGACATTTTTCTTAGGTATCAGTGGTTTTGGCTTAGGTTTTCTTATCGTAATGGTTATGCTTTCCTCGTTCTTTAGGAACTTCTGGTGCCGATTTCTTTGCCCATACGGAGCGTTTATCGGGCTTGGCTCGATCTTTAGAATTTCAAAGGTCCGTAGAAATGAAGAGACCTGTACGAACTGTGAAATGTGTACGAAGGTATGCCCTTCAAGAATAAAGGTGCACAAAGTAGAAACCGTCAATAATTTAAATTGTACGGCTTGTATGGCTTGTGTGGAAGCATGCCCAGTGAAGGACACCCTGAATATGACCGTTGCAAATAAGAAAGTGAGTAAATGGTTTATACCAGTGTCGTTCTTTGTGGCTTTCTTCTTAATTATTGGCTATGCAAAACTAACAGGCCATTGGGAAACGATTATCAGATATGAGGAATGGAAAATCCTTATTCCTGAAGCGAATAATATAGAATAA
- a CDS encoding Gfo/Idh/MocA family protein, with product MNLGTVGTGWITAAFIEAAKLSEKLKLTAVYSRTEEKAKELAHTYNAEHYFSDLEEMAKSAEIQAVYIASPNSVHFEQALTFLKNKKHVICEKPIFSNPAELEIAYQTAEENGVYLFEAIRNIHTPNFQILKEKIHLAGNLRSAMLPYIQYSSRYDAFLRGENPNIFSSTFSGGALVDLGVYPLYLAVGLFGEPKKVTYHPVILSSGVDGSGTLLLEYQDFVCTILCSKISHSLMPCEIHGEKGTFVLEDAAPISQIKFIDSHTKESEILSVGQEDKNMVYECINIAEIIETNDDHRYEKLKVMSQIVLKVTEEARKQNNIVFGVER from the coding sequence ATTAATTTAGGTACAGTGGGAACAGGGTGGATTACAGCCGCCTTTATTGAGGCAGCAAAGTTAAGCGAAAAACTAAAGTTAACCGCGGTCTACTCCCGGACAGAAGAGAAAGCAAAAGAACTGGCACATACATATAACGCAGAACACTACTTTTCTGATTTAGAGGAAATGGCAAAAAGCGCTGAGATTCAAGCTGTTTATATTGCTTCCCCCAATTCTGTCCATTTCGAACAGGCACTTACTTTTTTAAAAAATAAAAAGCATGTTATTTGTGAAAAGCCAATTTTTTCAAATCCAGCTGAACTGGAAATAGCGTATCAAACGGCTGAGGAAAATGGGGTTTATTTATTTGAAGCGATTCGAAATATTCATACTCCGAACTTTCAAATACTTAAGGAAAAAATTCATCTGGCAGGCAATCTAAGAAGCGCCATGTTGCCATATATACAGTATTCTTCTAGATACGATGCGTTTTTAAGAGGAGAGAACCCAAATATCTTCTCTAGTACTTTTTCTGGCGGTGCCCTTGTTGATCTAGGGGTTTATCCACTGTATTTAGCTGTTGGGCTTTTTGGGGAGCCGAAAAAGGTTACCTACCATCCCGTGATCCTGTCAAGCGGAGTTGATGGCAGCGGTACGCTACTGTTAGAGTATCAAGATTTCGTCTGTACTATTCTTTGCTCGAAAATTTCACATTCACTTATGCCATGTGAAATCCATGGTGAAAAGGGTACCTTCGTCCTTGAGGATGCGGCACCGATATCTCAAATAAAATTCATCGACAGTCACACGAAAGAGAGCGAAATCTTAAGCGTTGGCCAAGAAGATAAAAACATGGTCTATGAGTGCATAAATATCGCTGAGATTATTGAAACAAATGATGATCATCGATATGAGAAGTTAAAGGTTATGAGTCAGATCGTGCTAAAAGTAACGGAAGAAGCGAGGAAACAGAACAATATCGTATTTGGAGTAGAACGCTAG
- a CDS encoding glutamine--tRNA ligase/YqeY domain fusion protein has translation MLFISNRDERKRLNRVENLSSNFIKDVMIKDLESGKHNKIITRFPPEPNGYLHIGHAKSIIINFGLADEFNGKTNLRFDDTNPLKEDVEYVNSIKEDVKWLGFDWDNLFFASDYFEEMYKRAVLLIKKGLAYVDDLSADEIREYRGTLTSPGKESPYRDRSVEENLDLFERMRNGEFENGQKVLRAKIDMKSPNINLRDPVIYRISHATHHNTGDKWCIYPMYAFAHPLEDAIEDVTHSICTVEFEDQRPLYNWVVEQCEMESTPQQIEFGRLNVTNTVMSKRKLKQLVDEGFVDGWDDPRMPTISGMRRKGFTPESIRNFVRETGVSKGSGAVDSQMLEHFVREDLKLKAPRTMGILNPLKVVITNYPEGQIELLDAEINPEVPEMGMRKIPFSREIYIEKDDFMENPPAKYFRLFPGNEVRLKHAYFIKCEEVIKDINGEVIELRCTYDPLTKSGTGFTGRKVKGTIHWVEATNSVPAEFRLYEPLILDNTDEDTAEEGKTFLDNVNPESLVVLQGFVEPNMRESRPHDKFQFFRHGYFNVDPKHTTVDKLVFNRIVSLKSSFKI, from the coding sequence ATGTTATTTATAAGTAATAGAGATGAAAGAAAGAGGTTGAATAGAGTGGAAAATCTAAGTTCTAATTTTATAAAAGATGTTATGATTAAGGATTTGGAATCAGGTAAGCATAATAAAATTATCACTCGTTTCCCTCCAGAGCCAAACGGATATTTACATATCGGCCATGCTAAATCCATTATCATTAACTTTGGATTAGCGGATGAATTTAACGGAAAAACCAATTTACGATTTGATGACACCAATCCGTTAAAGGAAGATGTCGAATATGTTAACTCGATTAAGGAAGATGTAAAATGGCTTGGTTTTGATTGGGATAACTTATTCTTTGCTTCTGATTATTTTGAAGAAATGTACAAACGTGCCGTGCTATTAATAAAAAAGGGACTAGCATACGTGGATGACCTATCCGCTGACGAAATCCGTGAATACCGCGGCACATTGACCTCTCCTGGTAAAGAGAGCCCGTATCGCGATCGTTCAGTTGAGGAAAATCTTGATTTATTTGAACGGATGCGCAATGGAGAATTTGAAAATGGACAAAAAGTTCTTCGCGCTAAAATTGATATGAAGTCTCCTAATATCAATTTACGTGATCCTGTCATTTATCGAATTTCTCATGCTACACATCATAATACCGGTGATAAGTGGTGTATTTATCCGATGTATGCTTTCGCACACCCTCTTGAGGATGCGATTGAAGACGTAACCCATTCCATTTGTACAGTTGAGTTTGAAGACCAACGTCCACTTTATAACTGGGTAGTGGAACAATGCGAAATGGAAAGTACGCCACAGCAAATTGAATTTGGCCGTTTAAACGTGACAAACACGGTGATGAGTAAGCGGAAACTAAAGCAACTTGTTGACGAAGGGTTTGTTGATGGCTGGGATGACCCGCGGATGCCAACGATTTCCGGCATGAGACGCAAAGGGTTCACCCCTGAATCCATCCGTAATTTTGTCCGGGAAACAGGTGTTTCGAAAGGTTCCGGAGCTGTCGATTCACAAATGCTCGAACACTTTGTCAGAGAAGACCTAAAGTTAAAGGCACCGCGGACAATGGGAATTCTAAATCCGTTAAAAGTGGTCATTACGAATTATCCAGAAGGTCAAATAGAGTTACTTGACGCTGAGATTAATCCTGAGGTTCCAGAAATGGGCATGCGGAAAATTCCATTTTCTCGTGAAATTTATATTGAAAAAGACGATTTCATGGAAAATCCTCCGGCTAAATACTTCCGTCTCTTCCCTGGTAATGAAGTTCGCCTAAAACATGCCTATTTTATCAAATGTGAAGAAGTAATCAAGGATATAAACGGAGAAGTTATTGAGCTGCGCTGCACCTATGACCCATTAACCAAAAGCGGTACTGGCTTCACCGGTCGCAAGGTAAAGGGAACGATTCATTGGGTAGAAGCTACAAATTCTGTTCCAGCAGAATTTCGTCTATACGAACCATTAATTCTTGATAATACTGATGAGGATACTGCTGAAGAGGGAAAGACCTTCCTCGACAACGTAAATCCAGAATCACTTGTGGTATTACAGGGATTTGTCGAGCCTAACATGAGAGAAAGCAGGCCACACGATAAATTTCAATTCTTTAGGCATGGATATTTCAACGTAGATCCTAAACATACGACAGTGGATAAACTGGTCTTTAACCGAATTGTATCTTTAAAAAGTTCCTTTAAGATATAA
- a CDS encoding PAS domain-containing protein, whose product MDRDRQQREFANLELELKKSMQELIDIKFALDESSIVAITDSRGTITYINEQFSQISKYPKEELLGQDHRILNSGYHPNSFFKEMWKTIGSGKVWKGEIRNRAKDGTFYWVDTTIVPFMNDKGKPYQYLAIRYEITERKRVEQELQKMMTTIIDVQEEERKRLSRNLHDGIGQNLYSHLITINRLHSEMDHPLLEQMQNEATQLIEEIRDISWELRPSVLDDLGLVPAIRSFLSRFSENYHIDVYFECVLNRRLDIAIEITIYRIIQEALTNIRKYAEVSDAAVTIREMDEVVRVMIEDKGKGFELDSESRGVGLFSMDERSRAVGGELTINSTPGKGTRIILEVPSTPKSKK is encoded by the coding sequence ATGGACAGAGACCGGCAGCAGCGTGAGTTTGCAAACCTTGAGTTAGAATTAAAAAAATCGATGCAGGAATTAATCGATATAAAGTTTGCCCTTGATGAATCTTCGATTGTGGCAATTACAGATTCAAGGGGTACGATTACATATATTAATGAACAATTTAGCCAAATCTCTAAGTATCCAAAAGAAGAACTTTTAGGCCAGGATCATCGAATATTGAATTCCGGATACCACCCGAACAGTTTTTTTAAAGAAATGTGGAAAACCATTGGCTCGGGGAAGGTTTGGAAGGGCGAAATACGCAACCGTGCAAAAGATGGAACATTTTATTGGGTCGATACGACGATTGTTCCGTTTATGAATGATAAAGGAAAACCATATCAATATTTAGCAATCCGCTATGAAATTACCGAACGAAAGCGGGTTGAACAGGAATTACAGAAAATGATGACCACGATAATCGATGTTCAGGAAGAAGAACGAAAGCGCTTATCACGAAATTTACATGATGGGATCGGGCAGAATTTATATAGTCACCTCATTACCATCAATCGCTTGCATTCTGAAATGGATCATCCTCTGCTAGAGCAAATGCAGAATGAAGCCACTCAATTAATAGAGGAAATCCGGGATATTTCATGGGAACTGCGTCCATCTGTACTAGATGATCTTGGACTTGTTCCTGCGATCCGTTCCTTTCTGTCTCGTTTCTCAGAAAACTATCATATCGATGTTTATTTTGAGTGTGTATTAAATCGCCGCTTAGACATCGCTATTGAAATAACCATTTATCGTATTATTCAAGAAGCATTAACGAATATACGAAAGTATGCGGAGGTTTCCGATGCTGCTGTCACAATTAGAGAAATGGATGAAGTTGTTAGAGTAATGATTGAGGACAAAGGGAAAGGATTTGAACTGGATTCCGAGTCCCGCGGTGTAGGCCTGTTTAGTATGGATGAACGTTCACGGGCGGTAGGAGGAGAACTAACCATAAACTCTACACCGGGTAAAGGAACAAGGATCATACTAGAAGTTCCATCAACCCCGAAATCAAAAAAATAG
- a CDS encoding GAF domain-containing protein has translation MTELMGMSQVNKVCEALKKRIGCEFVALALQNEVGPDVRWHYASGNLNDKYKRITVRFGKGVAGKIISSGSPMMLIDFPNDIYGKVTDHPIMLAEKLVSCYAVPMFFNSLPKGVLLVGKREKYTFSEDDQEMVQDAALELEQILQNQNIG, from the coding sequence ATGACCGAGCTTATGGGGATGTCACAGGTAAATAAAGTCTGTGAAGCGTTAAAGAAAAGAATAGGCTGCGAATTTGTCGCTTTAGCACTTCAAAATGAGGTAGGACCAGATGTAAGGTGGCATTATGCTTCAGGCAATTTAAATGATAAATATAAAAGAATCACCGTCCGGTTCGGAAAAGGGGTTGCTGGGAAAATTATTTCGAGCGGCAGTCCAATGATGTTGATTGACTTTCCAAACGATATTTATGGAAAGGTAACAGATCATCCTATTATGCTTGCTGAGAAACTTGTTTCCTGCTATGCAGTGCCTATGTTTTTTAATTCCTTGCCAAAAGGTGTGCTGCTAGTTGGGAAGAGGGAAAAATATACATTCTCCGAAGATGACCAAGAAATGGTTCAGGATGCTGCCTTGGAATTAGAGCAGATATTACAAAACCAGAATATAGGCTAG
- a CDS encoding response regulator transcription factor produces the protein MIKILLVDDHAVVRSGLKMLLNTNPEMEVIGEASEGNEGIKKALKLKPNVVIMDLSMPHGKDGLSATGELKKQMPEVNILILTMHDDEEYLFRAVQAGASGCILKSAPHDELMSAIESVANGNAYLHPAATKRLMEEYLGSLKTGTNDTYNLLSDREKEVLTLIAKGYSNKEIAEQLVISVKTVETHKGNLMEKLQMKTRPELVEFAVKKGLLGYGI, from the coding sequence TTGATCAAAATCTTATTAGTTGATGACCATGCTGTGGTAAGAAGCGGCTTAAAGATGCTATTGAATACAAATCCTGAGATGGAAGTAATCGGAGAAGCTTCTGAAGGAAATGAAGGCATCAAAAAAGCGTTAAAGCTTAAACCAAATGTTGTTATAATGGATTTAAGTATGCCTCATGGAAAAGATGGATTATCAGCTACCGGAGAACTAAAAAAGCAAATGCCTGAAGTTAATATCCTTATTTTAACTATGCATGATGATGAGGAATACTTATTCCGGGCGGTTCAGGCTGGAGCGTCTGGCTGTATTTTAAAGAGTGCTCCACATGATGAGTTAATGTCCGCAATTGAATCCGTTGCAAATGGAAATGCCTATCTCCATCCTGCTGCAACGAAGCGATTAATGGAAGAATACCTGGGCAGCCTCAAAACTGGCACTAATGATACCTATAATCTATTATCAGATCGAGAAAAAGAGGTCCTTACACTTATTGCAAAAGGGTATTCCAATAAGGAAATTGCTGAACAGTTAGTGATTAGTGTAAAAACGGTAGAAACTCATAAAGGGAATCTAATGGAGAAACTTCAGATGAAAACCAGACCAGAATTAGTAGAATTCGCTGTTAAAAAGGGGTTATTAGGTTATGGAATTTAA
- a CDS encoding sensor histidine kinase: MDYSASRNQIGSYIIQAQEEEIKRISLELHEGVGQNLFSILTGLKLVESGIHEEQYKNYLHEMTQLIEKTMQEIRLLSVELYPPALITLGLLPAIKSYIKVYTSTFGILVGLSSTGEEKHIPEQYSIAVFRVCQEALANIAKYADTSNVKMDLSWSNSELKITIFDFGKGFQKEDLEKNPYALGIATMKERMLLTGGQCEISSKIGEGTSIEISLPI, translated from the coding sequence GTGGATTACTCTGCATCTAGAAACCAAATTGGTTCCTATATCATTCAAGCTCAGGAGGAGGAAATTAAGAGAATTTCCTTGGAGCTTCATGAAGGTGTAGGACAAAACTTATTTAGCATACTAACGGGTTTAAAATTAGTTGAATCCGGCATACATGAGGAACAATATAAAAATTATTTACATGAAATGACTCAGCTGATCGAGAAAACCATGCAGGAAATTCGACTGCTTTCTGTTGAACTGTACCCCCCTGCCCTAATAACTCTGGGATTACTTCCCGCTATTAAGAGTTATATTAAGGTTTACACTTCTACTTTTGGAATTTTAGTTGGGCTTTCCTCCACTGGAGAAGAAAAGCATATACCAGAACAATATAGTATTGCAGTTTTTCGAGTTTGTCAGGAGGCGCTGGCTAACATTGCCAAATATGCTGATACATCAAATGTAAAGATGGATCTATCTTGGAGTAACAGTGAATTGAAAATTACTATTTTTGACTTCGGCAAAGGCTTTCAAAAAGAAGATCTTGAAAAGAACCCTTATGCACTTGGAATTGCTACAATGAAGGAGAGAATGCTTCTAACTGGCGGACAATGTGAAATTTCCTCTAAAATAGGAGAAGGTACGTCTATTGAAATATCTCTTCCTATCTAG
- a CDS encoding ubiquinol-cytochrome c reductase iron-sulfur subunit, with protein sequence MTDKNNKIPFDEDNYTHNINRNNERKLDRRGFMKTLVGAAGVFAVSSLPWGAVAAKELVGLGVKKYPKQKIVDVKAISVGDAVDFHFPGEHDSAILIRLSENKYVAYQNACTHLRCPVFWQKEEGDLLCTCHHGKFDVETGAPTAGPPRRPLPEIYVKVENDTVYAVGVKRYEA encoded by the coding sequence ATGACAGATAAAAATAATAAAATCCCGTTTGATGAAGATAACTATACTCATAATATAAATCGAAATAATGAAAGAAAACTGGACCGCCGTGGTTTTATGAAAACATTAGTCGGTGCTGCTGGGGTGTTCGCTGTTTCCTCACTACCATGGGGAGCAGTGGCTGCGAAAGAACTTGTTGGTTTAGGAGTTAAAAAGTATCCGAAGCAGAAAATAGTCGACGTAAAAGCAATTTCGGTCGGTGATGCAGTTGATTTTCATTTTCCTGGTGAGCATGATAGTGCGATTTTAATCAGGCTATCTGAAAATAAATATGTGGCTTATCAAAATGCCTGTACACATCTTCGCTGTCCAGTATTTTGGCAAAAGGAAGAAGGCGATTTGCTTTGCACTTGTCATCACGGAAAATTTGATGTTGAAACAGGAGCACCGACTGCAGGACCGCCAAGACGTCCACTGCCAGAAATCTATGTAAAAGTTGAAAACGACACTGTTTATGCAGTGGGGGTGAAACGATATGAAGCGTAG
- a CDS encoding 4Fe-4S dicluster domain-containing protein: protein MKKRLYLELENCIGCRSCLAACTQCGGHEERNRNYVYDVNPLVNRQTMPLMCLHCVNPACARSCPAQAIQIHETGAVLSALVEKCIGCQNCTIACPYGIPKFDTEQNLMYKCDLCIDRTKDGSPPMCASVCPSNTLQWLTDEEIEAKQKQFNLDNGKWVTSMPYLEGETNVRVNLPGILQGVTKLF from the coding sequence ATGAAAAAGAGGCTTTATTTAGAACTTGAAAATTGTATAGGGTGCCGCTCTTGTTTGGCAGCATGTACCCAGTGCGGCGGTCACGAGGAGCGTAACCGTAACTATGTCTACGATGTTAACCCGCTTGTTAACCGTCAGACAATGCCTCTTATGTGCCTTCACTGCGTGAATCCTGCATGTGCAAGAAGCTGTCCGGCGCAAGCCATTCAAATCCATGAAACAGGAGCCGTCCTTTCTGCTCTAGTGGAGAAGTGCATTGGCTGTCAAAACTGTACAATTGCCTGCCCATACGGAATTCCTAAGTTTGATACAGAACAAAATCTGATGTACAAGTGCGACCTTTGTATTGACCGCACAAAGGACGGAAGTCCTCCAATGTGTGCGAGTGTATGTCCATCAAATACACTACAGTGGTTAACAGATGAAGAAATTGAAGCAAAGCAAAAACAATTTAATTTAGATAATGGTAAGTGGGTTACAAGTATGCCTTACTTAGAAGGCGAAACAAATGTTAGAGTGAATCTCCCTGGTATCCTGCAGGGCGTCACCAAATTGTTTTAG
- a CDS encoding molybdopterin oxidoreductase family protein: MQRDKFFKEIENVRHPNETLVKTHCSYCGMQCGMNLRVNTKTNKIIGVEPRYDWPVTVGKMCPKGVTAYQQPNHDDRILKPLIRDDASLKGAKEGFREATWDEAYDLIVKNFQQLQHDYGKDSLSVYSGVSMTNEKCYLTGKFARVGLQTRYIDYNGRFCMASAAGGFMRSFGVDRGSTLPWTDLHETDCLFIAGSNTAECHPTSMFRVWAVQERGGYLIVADPRETPIARRADVHLDLRPGTDLALANGILNLLIKNGHVDEDFVNNHTNGFEETKELVKEFTPEYTSELTGVAPEKIIRAAEIYGKAPNAIVMFARGVEQQVKGVDNVSGYTNMALVTGKIGRPKAGVATFTGQGNGQGGREHGQKADALPGYRKIANPEHVKAVAKVWGIEPEEMPKEGVSAYEMFGLMEQKVIRGLYLLCSNPAVSAPNLNYVREQLKNLDFMVCADFYLSESAEFADVILPTTTWSEDEGTVTNLEGRCIKINKAQEPLGESKPDWQIHVELCERLGRGKYFSHLKTAKDVSDEFRLASKGGYADYYGITWDKIEKQDGVFWPCKDENDPGTPHMFLDKKFYHPDGKAKICALPYRPPAEEPDEKYPLRLTTGRVVYHYLSGNQTRRINFLRDMCPEPYVEVHPETAEKYNIKHEEFVRLYTRRGEAEYKVKITEAIRKDTVFVPYHFGDDKSINLLTIGALDPMSRMPEFKACAAQIEKLELKKVQ; the protein is encoded by the coding sequence ATGCAAAGGGATAAGTTTTTTAAAGAAATTGAAAATGTAAGACATCCAAATGAAACGCTTGTAAAAACACACTGCAGCTACTGTGGAATGCAATGTGGCATGAATTTACGTGTAAATACAAAAACAAATAAAATCATCGGGGTTGAACCTCGTTATGATTGGCCGGTAACTGTCGGAAAGATGTGTCCCAAAGGGGTTACAGCTTACCAGCAGCCCAACCATGATGATCGTATATTAAAACCATTAATCAGGGATGATGCTTCCCTTAAAGGAGCAAAGGAAGGCTTCCGTGAAGCAACATGGGATGAAGCGTATGATTTAATCGTGAAAAATTTCCAGCAGCTTCAACATGATTATGGTAAAGATTCGCTGAGTGTTTACAGTGGAGTATCAATGACGAATGAAAAATGTTATTTAACTGGAAAGTTTGCACGTGTTGGCTTGCAAACACGTTACATTGACTACAATGGCCGTTTTTGTATGGCAAGTGCTGCCGGTGGCTTTATGAGATCATTTGGAGTTGACAGGGGGTCAACCCTCCCTTGGACAGATCTTCATGAAACAGATTGCTTGTTCATTGCGGGAAGCAATACTGCAGAGTGTCACCCTACATCCATGTTCCGTGTATGGGCTGTTCAAGAACGCGGAGGATATTTGATTGTAGCAGATCCTCGTGAAACCCCAATTGCGAGAAGAGCCGATGTACACTTAGATTTAAGACCAGGAACAGACCTTGCGCTTGCAAACGGAATTTTAAATCTTTTGATTAAAAATGGTCATGTAGATGAGGATTTCGTTAACAACCATACAAACGGTTTTGAAGAAACAAAGGAATTAGTGAAAGAATTCACACCAGAATATACAAGTGAACTTACTGGGGTTGCTCCAGAAAAGATTATTCGTGCAGCTGAAATTTACGGTAAAGCACCCAATGCCATCGTTATGTTTGCTCGTGGAGTTGAGCAGCAGGTTAAAGGTGTAGACAATGTTTCTGGGTATACAAATATGGCGTTAGTCACTGGCAAAATTGGCCGTCCTAAAGCAGGTGTTGCAACGTTTACTGGTCAGGGTAATGGCCAAGGCGGACGTGAACATGGTCAAAAGGCAGATGCACTTCCAGGATACCGTAAAATTGCTAATCCTGAACACGTGAAGGCAGTTGCGAAGGTATGGGGGATTGAACCAGAGGAAATGCCAAAAGAGGGCGTTTCAGCTTATGAAATGTTTGGATTAATGGAGCAAAAAGTCATCCGTGGATTGTACTTATTGTGCTCGAATCCAGCTGTTTCTGCTCCAAACTTAAATTACGTACGTGAACAGTTAAAAAATCTTGATTTCATGGTTTGTGCAGATTTTTACTTGTCTGAATCAGCTGAATTTGCAGATGTAATTCTTCCAACCACTACATGGTCTGAAGATGAAGGAACGGTTACAAATCTTGAAGGACGTTGTATAAAAATTAACAAGGCACAAGAGCCGCTTGGTGAATCGAAACCAGATTGGCAAATTCATGTTGAATTATGTGAACGTCTTGGCAGAGGAAAATACTTCTCCCATTTAAAAACAGCTAAAGATGTTAGCGATGAATTCCGCTTAGCTTCCAAAGGCGGCTATGCAGATTACTACGGAATTACTTGGGATAAAATTGAAAAACAAGACGGTGTATTCTGGCCATGTAAAGATGAAAATGACCCTGGAACACCACATATGTTCCTTGATAAAAAATTCTATCATCCAGATGGAAAGGCGAAAATATGTGCACTTCCATACCGTCCGCCTGCTGAAGAGCCAGATGAAAAATATCCTTTACGCTTAACAACAGGACGTGTAGTTTATCACTATTTATCTGGTAACCAAACAAGAAGAATCAATTTCTTACGCGACATGTGTCCTGAGCCGTACGTAGAAGTACACCCAGAGACAGCTGAAAAATATAACATTAAACATGAAGAATTTGTCCGCCTTTATACTCGCAGAGGAGAAGCGGAATATAAAGTGAAAATTACGGAGGCGATCCGTAAAGATACAGTATTTGTCCCGTACCATTTCGGTGATGATAAATCTATTAATCTCTTAACAATTGGGGCCCTTGATCCAATGTCTCGGATGCCGGAATTCAAAGCATGTGCAGCACAGATTGAAAAACTAGAACTAAAGAAGGTGCAGTAA